DNA from Gracilinanus agilis isolate LMUSP501 chromosome 3, AgileGrace, whole genome shotgun sequence:
ccccattgcctacccttaccactcttctaccttggagccaatacacagtattgactccaagacggatggtgaggggttaaaaaaaaaaaaattaacgaACATTTAGTGTCctcatttccctctctccctggAGGAAACAAAACCCTAGTAACATACATGgccaaggaaaataaattatcataTTGGCCATATGCAAAAATCTGTCGCTCTGAACTTTtctgagcattaaaaaaaaaaaaagcttcaatatgtcttttctttttcgGGGGATGGGTAGGTAGGCAACATTATCACTACTTTCCAtctcccctttttctccccagggggatgggaggaagacAAACACAGTCTTTATAAGAAATAAGCAGATCCAAGCCAGGCAAGTCCATCTAGCTGCCAAGTCGAAAAATCCACGCCTCTTGCGCCTGGAGTCCATCCCATAGCCATAGCGCCCCATTTCAGAATACGGGAGCCTGGGTCAGGCCAGCTGCGTAGGGGTCAACTGCCCGTGAATGACTCTTCCCGTCCCGCTCTAGCCCGAGTATTTCAAACGCGCAGTAACAACAACAACCCGCCCCCGTCTCCGGCATCCAGAATAGGAGAGTTGCATTCCCATTGGATGAGAGAGTCAGCACCTCTCTTTCATTGGCGCAGAGAGGAAGTACTGACTTCCCATTGGCCGGGAGAGGCAGCTCCGTGCGTCTATTGGCTAGGAGCGGCTCCAAGTTCCGCTCTGGGGCGGGGGTTTCCACCATTTTGTCTTGGGTGGCGGAAAGTGGAGGTTAAAGAAGGCTGCAGTGTTGGGGGTGGTGGGTGCAGCCAGCCAGTTTTCGCGCCTTGGCTAGTTCGGTCCGGTCCGGTGTGGCCCACGCACCCGCTCGCCGCTTCTCGAGGAGGGACCGTCGTCGTCGTCGCTGTCTCCCGGAGCTCGGAGACTGTAAGTGGGGTCGTGGCGGCCGCCATGTTGTGGGGAGGCCGGAACGCGCCTTTGTTGGGGGGACGCGCGGAGCCAGTGGGTGCCTCTGGGGGCCCCTGGAAGCACGTCGTGCGCCTTAGAGTCCAGTGGCACGGACCGGCTAGTCAGGTCGGGGAATCTCGCCTCCGCACCTTTGCCCTTGGGGTGCCCTCTTGCCTTCCCTATCCCTGCCTTTTTGTTATTATAAAGTCCTGCTGCCGAGTCAGCCCTCGCGGAAAGCTTCTCTGGCAGGTGTTGGCCCTGTGCTTGTCTCGTTCCCTTTCTAGGAGAAGCCTTTCTAATCCCACTTTATGCCAATAATCGGTTGTCTCCAATCTCCTCATACCTATCGTGTTTGCTGGAGCTATTTACTCTTTGTCTCCCGCTTTAGACTCTGTGAATACCTTGGAGCTGTTTTTTGGCAAACTtgtgtcgacgtggaatctaagagaaccccaagttttagggttAGCTTGTAAGCTGGAGAGCCCAAGTTCGTCCCGTTGGGGCGAACTTCCACGGAACAGAGATGAACTTGGCCTCTCCAGCTTACAAGCTaaccctaaaacttggggttctcttagattccacgtcgacactTGGCACGTAATAGGCGCTTAAGAAATGCTTGGATTTGACTGATTTTGCCCACTAATCCGCACAATCATCCTGGGGGATAGATGCTATAATTAAGTTAGGAATTCTCTTCCAGCCGCCCcatatcacctccattttacagatgaggaaactgagttaggGCTAGGAAGTCTTGGCTAAGGGTGGTTTGGAACTCAAATCTAAAGgactcctccaggtccagtgtcTGTCCACTGCGTCACCTAAATTGCCTAAATAAATGACAAGTGACTGGTAAAATGAGGTGGTCTCCCAGGAGCAAACAGTCTTGCAGCCATCCACCGCTACCCCCAATGGGGATTGGTTCCGGGGTAGCAGGCCGAGAGCTGCAGGAAAATGAAGCATCTTGGAATTTAATATTGTGGAATTGATCTCGCcgagcttttatttattttgattcgGTCAATCTAGAGCTGCTGCTTCACACGAAATTGAATTGGAAATTGTTCATTAGAAAGTGGCCTTTTAACTGTGGACCTGGGCACTTTGATAACAAAGGAAACATTTCCGTGATTCGGCAACCTAGGGATGTGGGTGGGATCTTGAAAGTAAAAGAGTGCTGGctgtagctttttaaaaagaagatgctGTTTTTTAGGAAGTCACTTTCAAATTTCCTCCCCTGGGAGCCAATGCAAAACAGGCTGTTGGAAAAGTATCTCTTTCTGAGTAATAGTCAAtacatgtagtaacaattttGTTTCCATTGATCTGATACAGTATTATCTAATAAAAGTTAGAAGGGGTCCTTCAAGAGGGTCCATCTTTGTTTTCAGATTAGAGGAaataacttgaccaaggtcatacacaGCCAGCAGTGCAACAGACTCCATTGATTTTATCTCCTGATCCCTAGagtgttttttacattttactcagCTTTTCCTTTGGTACTTGAATGTgggtaatataaaatacttcattGTTTAAAGGCCATGTTCAACCAAGTTGAGCATCTGAAATGAGTGCCTCAAGATAGTTGTCACCCCATCAGAGTAAAGGGTAAACTGATAGCCTTCCTTGTAACtggttttaaatgtattttgtgtCTTTATAGCTGGGACTTCTCCCAACCTGGGTGCCCAGGAGACTCCGATGTTGAACTCAGTAGATCAGCCCATGAAAACTTCCATACTCAGACAAAGAAACGGATCTGGCCGAAAACAATACTTATTATCTTGGGCCTGGCAGCAGGGAAGAAGACAAGTGGTGGAAATCTTACAGTCTGCAAAGCAGACTGAAAGGTATGAAGGGTTGAAAAAAACTTATTATAAGATGGACTTGGGATTCTATATTTTAGCTGGAGATAAAGGAttgatccttaaaaaaaatagttaaactCTCACCATTTTCAAGGATGtagaaatcagaatttttttGACATGAAATCCAAACAGGGAGAGCTGATAGCTTTTAATTCATGCAAATTTGGTAATACaaaatcttaattattttttactttttagtttGACCTGTTTTATTATTAGTAAAACTTATGCCCATTTTTTCTCCTTGTTTCTTACAGGTGACATAGAAGCTGAAGATGGGTGGTGGGGAGAGATTCAACATTCCAGTTTCCCAAtctagaaatgttagtaagaatcAACAGCAGCAACTTAATAGGCAAAAGAACAAGGATCAGAATTCCCAGATGAAGATTGttcacaaaaagaaagaaagaggacacGTCTATAATTCATCTGCAGCTGCATGGCAGGCTGTACAAAATGGGGGGAAGAATGGGCATTTTCCAAATAATCAAAATTGGAATTCCAGCTTAGCAAGttccaatttatttttgaaatcccAAACTAATCAGAACTACGCTGGAGCAAAATTTAGTGAACCCCCATCACCGAGTGTTCTGCCAAAACCTCCCAGTCACTGGGTTCCAGTATCCTTGACTCCTTCTGATAAAGAAATGATGACCTTTCAACTGAAAACTTTACTTAAAGTCCAGCTGTGATGGGAGATAACCGGCGTGCTGATGTCGAAGTGTTTAGGGCTTCAGATGGTTTAAGAAGAGCAAATCAAGCCTGGGTTCCTAAACATAAAAATTTCTTGGTTGGGGAAAATGCTATCTTATCTCTGTACAGCAGCTGACTGACGATATTGGGCAGTACTTGATGTCAAGTTTCATGTGTGCGTACGTTTTTCATTCCTCCGTGAGCCTTGTGACCAGTTATGACGGCCATTACAAGGCAGTTTGAAATCGTGTCAATTCTTGGACTGGATGTCAATCTCAATTGAATAGCAGCTCTCCAAAACTTGAATAGCAGCTCTCCAAGTTTTGAACTTGAAATCATAGTTTAAATTGTAAATCAGGGTTTATGTATAGATTCAGGGGCTTTtcttaattagggaaaaatatgtattataaatcATGTTTCTAGGCAAAAAACCATACTAGAGCAATGGAACATTTAATGTGAGGCAGTAGCAGATTTGTGAtttctggaaaatgagcaaagtcATTTATATTTCATTGTGGCTGGGGTAGATAAAAGATAAAGTTGAGCACCAGCCACATGTGATGGGATGGGAATAGAAACCACAATAGCATTGAACTGCCAAATCCAATGTGAACTTTCagggatagatggataaatgTGTGATAGGTATCCTTGGCAATGAATCAAGGAAGGGAATGCCAGTCAGTAAGGTGGTCCTGAAATCAAAGGGACTTGTGGTTGATGACATTATACAGGGAAGGTTGAGACTGGGTAGGGCAGAGAACTTTTTGCCTTATTACCTGCCTCATCCCTTATGGGTTACTGGCATTTGTATGCTTAATTTTCTATGAATACTTCAATTCTCAATTGCTATATGATCAGGAACTAATCCCCTtaggatacacacacatatagacagACAAAAGTATTTTTTGTGTCAGGAGAATGTACCAAAAAGCTTCTTAAAGATATTAAAATCTTAATATTCAGTATTTGGCCACATTGCATCAAGGCACTGGCAGAATTGCTCTGACTTCAGATAGGAGACTGAAGTAGGATAGTAAAGTTGTAAATAATGTAGGAAAGAGAAAGCCATGTAAATAAGTGTAAAATTTGTAGCATATGTACATTTTTGCTGGCCTTTtcttcaaaaagtatttttaatacaGAATTGCTCAATATAAGGCAGACCTTGGACTGAATGAAGACATGGTCTGGTTTTAGAAGGatcaagatatatttttaaaaagaaagcagtgTCCTTGCATTAAGTTGCTACTGCTACATGTTTTGATTCAGCTGGAAACTCTTGCAAGAGACCAACTTAGAGCTATTAGGAAGAAACCAGAATTTCTAAAGCTGCTAAGACACAGAGTGCTCTTATTTTGAACACATAAATGAATGTTTGAATAAGAATACTATTAAAACAGgcctaattattttttctaaaaacaaaacaaaaccaaaaaaaaaaggtcaacaaGAAGGCAATTTTGATTGGATGACAATCTTTTACCAAAGGGTCCCTTCACAGACAGAAAATAAGGTACTCCCTTTGGCCTTTACCTATCAATGTTTTGAACTAAAGACCAATTAGAAAATGAtagacattttgtttttttccataaagCCAGTGGAACACTCCTGAGAAATGGGttacatcaaattttctgttttgtttgttttttttttttactatgcaGATGTGTTATTTTGTAAGATTATGCAGTCAGGAACAACATGAgcactgattaaaaaaacaactaacccaAGAATgggtaagaaagggaaaaaattgatttttaaacagTAACTTGTCTAGAAAaatgtttaccaaaaaaaaaaaaagctctcccaaatgtttatta
Protein-coding regions in this window:
- the PNRC2 gene encoding proline-rich nuclear receptor coactivator 2, translated to MGGGERFNIPVSQSRNVSKNQQQQLNRQKNKDQNSQMKIVHKKKERGHVYNSSAAAWQAVQNGGKNGHFPNNQNWNSSLASSNLFLKSQTNQNYAGAKFSEPPSPSVLPKPPSHWVPVSLTPSDKEMMTFQLKTLLKVQL